In Theileria equi strain WA chromosome 3, complete sequence, the genomic window TCCGATTTTTTAATTGATTTATGTACATGTAGTATATTTGAATTACATTAGACTAGTATTCTAATCTTATCTTCAAGTTCCTTGACAACTTCTGGGTTTGCAAGTGTGGACGTATCACCGATTTCGTCAAATTGTTGACTTGCAAGTTTCCTCAGGATTCTCCTCATGATTTTTCCACTTCTAGTTTTTGGTAGGTGTTGGGTTAGAAGTATTTTGTCAGGTGTTGCGAATGGACCGACCATTTGTCTTATGGAGAGTTTTAACCTGTTTTTAATATCATCTAatttttcaccatctgCCTTTTGTTTGAGTGTGACAAAGCAGAATATACCTTGACCCTTGATAGCATGAGGGTAGCCGACTACTGCAGCTTCTGCAACGGCATCAACTTGGACCAATGCATGCTCAATTTCAGCACTGCAAAGACGATGTCCAGAGACATTAAGAGTGTCATCGATTCTACCAGAAATCCAAATGTATCCATCTTTATCTCTATATGCTGCGTCCCCAGTTAGATAATATCTGAGGCCTTCCGAATCCGACATTTTTGGGAAATATGTGGTTGCGATTCTCGCATGATCTCCATATACGGTTCTAAACATACCTGGCCATGGTTTTTTGATACACAAAAGGCCAGAACATTCACTTGAATGCAATTCATCTCCTGTGTTTGGATCTACTAGAGCCAAATcaattccaaaaaatggCAATGTTGCTGCACCAGGTTTGGTCTTTATAGCACCTGGCAGCGGAGCTATTACTATACCTCCAGTTTCCGTTTGCCAAAATGTATCGACAACTGGAATTCTACCACCCCCTATAACATCATGGTACCATCTCCAAGCCTCTGGATTTATAGGTTCACCTACACTCGCGAGCACTCGGACGGACCTTAATGGGTATCTACGCATAATGGTTTCAGTATCGGGGACTCCCATAAGACTACGGATTGCAGTTGGAGCAGTGTAGAACTGGGTGATTTTGTGCGTAGAACACATTTTCCAATACCTATCTGGACTAGGATATCCTGGAAGGGACCCAAATATAAACGTTGTGATACCATTCAGCAACGGACCATAAATGACATATGTGTGTCCAGTAATCCAACCAATATCTGCCATGCAACCAAAGACATCGCCCTCGTGTACATCAAAGATGTACTTTGTAGTTGTGTGGGCATATACCAAATAGCCACCAGTTGTGTGTGCCAGACCCTGTTACATGTTGTAATCACAAGTATCTAACAAACCTTTGGTTTTCCGGTTGACCCAGATGTATAAAGAATAAAGAGCAAGTCCTCACTATCCATAACCTCTACTGGACAATAGGGCCGAACTGAAGCCATTGCTTCATGCATCCAAATATCCCTGTTTGGTACCATCTTGATTTCAGAGTCTGCATTTTGTTATTAACATGaaataaaacaaacctaTATTCTTAAATACCAGACAGTGTGTTACAAATGAACATGTTTTCAACGCTTCGTCCATTATGTCCTTGGTTTTGATGTG contains:
- a CDS encoding acetyl-coenzyme A synthetase, putative (encoded by transcript BEWA_004870A), which gives rise to MASNEIRSCKVVSTKDESKNIVEYENLGISSYDVDSIYDTKKIENHDYHVSSIDEYRSLHSHSLKNSDEFWGHIAKNSISWISPFTRVFEGSFSDRNWAWFLNGKLNACYNCVDRWAESKPESLAIIYEGDNPQDCRKITFRELKLQVCRVANVLKSIGVKKGDTVTLYMPNTPELCFSVLACARIGAVHSVVFGGFSGASLAERIIDAKSKVVITADGGFRATKHIKTKDIMDEALKTCSFVTHCLVFKNIDSEIKMVPNRDIWMHEAMASVRPYCPVEVMDSEDLLFILYTSGSTGKPKGLAHTTGGYLVYAHTTTKYIFDVHEGDVFGCMADIGWITGHTYVIYGPLLNGITTFIFGSLPGYPSPDRYWKMCSTHKITQFYTAPTAIRSLMGVPDTETIMRRYPLRSVRVLASVGEPINPEAWRWYHDVIGGGRIPVVDTFWQTETGGIVIAPLPGAIKTKPGAATLPFFGIDLALVDPNTGDELHSSECSGLLCIKKPWPGMFRTVYGDHARIATTYFPKMSDSEGLRYYLTGDAAYRDKDGYIWISGRIDDTLNVSGHRLCSAEIEHALVQVDAVAEAAVVGYPHAIKGQGIFCFVTLKQKADGEKLDDIKNRLKLSIRQMVGPFATPDKILLTQHLPKTRSGKIMRRILRKLASQQFDEIGDTSTLANPEVVKELEDKIRILV